A window of Rhizobium sp. BT04 genomic DNA:
CGCTGCCATCGATACGTTGTCGGGCGGCGCCGGCAATGATGTGCTGAACGGCGGGGCAGGCGCTGACACGCTGATCGGCGGTGCGGGCGATGACACCTACATCGTCGACAATGCCGCCGACAGCGTCGCCGAAGCCGCCGATGCGGGAAGCGACACGGTTCGCACGACACTGGCAAGCTATACGCTTGGCAGCGATGTCGAGAACCTCACCTACCTCGGCACGGGAACGTTTGCCGGAACAGGCAATGCGCTTGCCAATACGATCAGCGGCGCGGCAGGTGCCGACATCCTGGACGGAAAGGCCGGTGCGGACAGCTTGATCGGCGGGGCGGGTAACGACACCTATATTGTCGATGATCTGGCCGACGTGGTCACCGAAGGGCTGAATGCAGGCACCGATCTGATCAGGACGGCGCTTTCAAGCTATACGCTCGGCAGCAATGTCGAGAACCTGATCTTCACCGGCACCGGCACCGGCGATTTTAGCGGGACTGGCAACAGCCTCGCCAACGTGATCACCGGCGGCGCCGGCAACGATCTTCTGGACGGTGGCGCCGGCAATGACATGCTGAATGGCGGTGCCGGCAACGACATTTATGTGGTCGACAGTGCGAGCGACGTCGTCATCGAGGCGGTCAGCGGCGGCACCGACGAAATCCGCACGGGACTTGCAGCCTACTCGATCGCCGCATTGGTCAATGTCGAGAACCTGACCTACACGGGATCCGCCAATTTCACCGGCACCGGCAATGCGCTTGATAACACGATCACCGGCGGCGCCGGCAATGACACGCTGAACGGCGGGGCAGGCGCTGACACGCTGATCGGCGGTGCGGGCAGCGACATCTACATCGTCGACAATGCCGGCGACAGCGTCGCCGAAGCCGCCGATGGGGGAAGCGACACGGTTCGCACGACACTGGCAAGCTATACGCTTGGCGCCAATATCGAGAACCTCACCAATATCGGCACGGCAGCCTTTACCGGAACAGGCAACGCGCTGAACAACATCCTGTCCGGAGGGGCGGGGGTCGACACGCTCAAGGGCGGCACGGGCGACGACACCTATGTCATCTCCACCGGTGACATCGTCATCGAGAATGCCGACGAGGGAACCGACACGGTGCAGACGGCCCTGGCCGCCTATACGCTGGCGGCCAATGTCGAGAACCTCACCTATGCCGGTACGGCCGCGTTTACCGGCGTCGGCAATGGGCTCGACAATGTCCTCAAGGGCGGTGTTGCTGCCGACAAGCTCATCGGGGCTGGCGGCAACGACACTTTGATCGGCGGGGCTGGTGCCGACACGATGTCGGGTGGGATTGGCGACGACATTTATGTCGTCGATATCGCGACCGACCTGGTGATCGAGAATGCGAACGAGGGGACGGACACGGTCCAGACGGCGCTTGTCAGCTATACGCTCGGCACCAATGTCGAGACCCTGACCTATACCGGGTCCGCCAGCTTCACCGGCACCGGCAACGCGCTTGCCAACACGATCACCGGCGGCGCCGGCAATGACACGCTGAATGGCGGGGCAGGCGCCGACACGCTGATCGGCGGTGCGGGCAGCGACACTTACATCGTCGACAATGCCGCCGACAGCGTCACCGAAGCCGTCGCCGCGGGGATCGACACGGTTCGCACGACCCTGGCAAGCTATACGCTTGGCAGCGATGTCGAGAACCTCACCTATGTGGGAACGGCAGCCTTTACCGGAACAGGCAATGCGCTGAACAACATCCTGACCGGGGGGGCAGGTGCCGACACCTTGGACGGAAAGGCAGGAGCAGACATACTGATCGGCGGAGCGGGCAACGATACCTATATTGTCGATGATCTGGCCGACGTGGTCACCGAAGGGGTGAATGCAGGCACCGATCTGGTCAGGACGACGCTTTCAAGCTATACGCTCGGCAACAATGTCGAGAACCTGACCTATACGGGATCCGCCAGCTTCACCGGCACCGGCAATGCGCTTACCAACATGATCACCGGCGGTGCCGGCAATGATCTTCTGGACGGCGGCGCCGGCAATGACATACTGATCGGCGGGGCTGGCAACGACATCTATGTGGTCGACAGTACGAGCGAAGTCGTCACCGAGGCGGTCAGCGCCGGCACCGACGAAATCCGCACGGCGCTTGCGGGCTATACGCTCGGCGACAATGTCGAGAATCTGACCTATACGGGATCCGCCAACTTCACCGGCACCGGCAATGCGCTCGCCAACACCATCACCGGCGGCGCCGGCAACGACATACTGGACGGTGGCGCTGGCGCCGATAGCTTGATCGGCGGTGCGGGTGACGACACCTACATCGTCGACAATGCCGCCGACAGCGTCACCGAGAACGCCGATGCAGGAAGCGACACGGTTCGCACGACGCTGGCGAGTTATACGCTTGGCAGCGATGTCGAGAACCTCACCTATGCCGGAACGTCTGACTTCAGCGGAACAGGAAATTCGCTGGATAACCTCATTCTCGGCGGTAGTGGGACCAACACGCTGACCGGTGGCGCCGGCAACGATATTCTCATTGGCGGGGAGGCAGCTGATTTCTTCGTTTATTCGCCGAACTGGGGTCACGATACGATCATAGACTTCATGGCAATCGGCACGGCGCATGACACGATCCGGATCGATCACAGCATTTTCGCCGATTGGGCGTCGCTTCTTGCTGCATCCAGTCAGTCTGGCAGCGATACAATCGTTACAGCCGATATCGACAACACCATAACGTTGAAGAACGTGGCCGTATCAAGCCTAGACTCGTTCGACTTCCTGTTCGCGTGAGCCCAATAAAACCTCCCCGATAGAAATCATGCCGGGGAGGATGGCCGATTTTCAAAGTATATCGCGAAACTGTGCGGCCTTCGCGCCGTTGATGTCAGCTGGATGTGGCGTAAGCATCGCCCATTCCCTAACTCAAATCATGCAGATCCGTCGTCATCGCCGGCCCAATCGAAAACTCCGAAAACCGCACCCTCAACCCACTGCGCTCCGGCGTGCAGGCTGTCGGGCCTACCTCATAATGCGCGGCTACGGGGAAGGGCGCTAACCGCAGCAGCGGCCAGAAACTGCCATCGCGCGAAGCCTGGATGCGCATCGCGCCGTTGGCGACGGTGACGCGGATACGGAAATCTTCCAATTCCTTGAAGGGCTGCGCCACCGACCAGTCGGATCTGCCGTCGGTGACGACGGTGCTGAGGAAGGGTTCGCCGTCGGTGAACTCGACGCCTGTTTTCACCCAGCATTTCTCGTCGATGCGCACCATCAGGCCGGCCTGGTCGTAGAGCGTGCGGAATTCGCCCTGGACGCGGATTTGCGCGGTGAAGCCGTCGGCGGTGGGAAAGGCGAGGAAATGGCCGCTGTCGCGGGTGAAGCCGTAATGGGTTTGCCGCCAGAAATCGGTTTTCTCGTCGGTCGTCAGGGTGAGGGCGGCTTCGTCCGCCTGCCAGTTTGCCGGCTCGTTCAGCCATTTGCCGCCGTTGAAATCGATGCTCATCCTGTTCTCCCGTTCCGTGAAGCCTGGCCGCAGGGCGGTCGCCCGACCTTGGCATATCACGCAGCCCCAGTGGAGGGGCGCAGGCGCATCTGAAGATGGTGTTTTTTCGATGTTGCGCTATCCGTGGCTGCATAATCCGTCGCTGCTGCTTGACAGGATCGATCCATCTCCTATTCTGTTACAAAAAGATGAATTACATAATTGTGGAACTAAACGGGAGCCCTCAGATGAAAACATTGGTCGCATTCCTTCTCGGCATTGCGTTCGTCACCCTGCCTTCGACGCTGCTTGCCCAGGAAAAGGGCGGTGTCATCAACGTCGCAACGATCGGCGAGCCGCCGACGCTCGATCCGATGTCGTCGACGGCCGATCTCGTCGGCATCGTCACCCAGCACATTTTCGAAACGCTCTACACCTTCGACAAGAGCTGGAACGTCACGCCGCTTCTGGCCGAAAGCCTGCCTGAGATCAGCGCCGACGGCAAAACCTATACGATCAAGCTCAGGACCGGCATCAAGTTCCACGACAATACCGACATGACCTCGGAAGATGTCGTCGCCTCGCTTGGCCGCTGGATGAAGATCGCTTCGCGCGGTAAGCAGGTGGCCGGTTTCATCGACAAGGTCACCGCCGTCGATCCGACGACCGTCACCATCACGCTGAAGCAGCCCTATGCGCCGCTGACCTCGCTGCTTGCCTTCAACAATTCGGCGGCGATCATCATCCCGTCCGAAAAGCAGGACGAGCCGATGAAGGAATTCATCGGCACCGGTCCCTACATGCTGAAGGAGCGCAAGGCCGACCAGTATATCCAGCTCGTCCGCTTCGACGGCTACAAGTCGCGCGAAGGCGACAGCAACGGTTATGGCGGCGCTCGCCACCAATATCTCGATGAGATCCGCTTCGTACCGGTGCCGGATCCGAACACCCGCGTCGAGGCCGCCGTTTCCGGCCAGTATGATTATGTCGACTCGATCCCGGTCGAATCCTACGACAAGCTGAAGGCCTCCACCGCCTCGCAGCCGATCATCCTCAAGCCCTTCGGTTATCCCGTCTTCGTCTTCAACACCGCCGATGGCATCAACAAGAATGTCGAAGTCCGCAAGGCGATTCGCCAGGCGCTCAGCATGGAGGACATGCTGGCCGCGGCTTTCGGCAGCAAGGATTTTTACACGCTCGACGGCGCCATCTATCCGAAGACCTTTGCCTGGTCGACGGATGCTGGCGTCGAGGGCGCCTATAACGTCGCCGATCCGGAAGGGGCGGCCGCTGCCGCCAAGAAGGCCGGTTACAACGGCGAACCGATCCGGATTCTAACCAGCCGCCAGTACGAGTTCCACTACAAGATGGCGCAGGTTGCCGCCGAATATCTGAAGCTTGCCGGCTTCACCGTCGATATGCAGGTTGTGGACTGGGCGACGCTGACGCAGCGCCGCACCGATCCGAAGCTTTGGGATATCTACATCACTCATAGCCCCTTCCTGCCGGAGCCGGCTCTTATCGGCTCGCTCTCGACCAGTTCGCCCGGCTGGTGGGATACGCCGGCCCGCAAGGCCGCCGTCGATGCCTTCACTTCGGAAGTCGATCCGAAGAAGCGCGTGGCACTCTGGGCCGATGTCCAGAAGGCCGTTTATACCGACGCGCCCTTCATGAAGATCGGCGACTTCAACGCCGTCTCGGCAAAGTCGGTCAAGCTCGACGGCGTCGATCCGGCGCCGTGGCCGTATTTCTGGAATGCTTCGATCAAGAAGTGATGGAGTGACTTTGGTGGCCATCGCTAGCTCCCTCATCCCTGTGCTTGTCACAGGGATCCAGCCACGGCGCCTCTGCGCCGTGATTGACCCTTATTCGGTCAAGGAGTCTTCCGCGCCCAACGACTTGGGCGCGCTGGATTCCTGTGACAAGCACAGGAATGAGGGGAGAGGAACGGCAGATTCCACTACGATACCACGGGGACCAAGCGCAGGAGCAAGGTTCGGATGATACGCTACACCCTCCAGCGCCTGTTCGGCATGATCGTCGTGATGTTTCTCGTCGTCACGATCGTCTTCGTCATCGTGCGCGTGACACCGGGAGATCCAGCCGCTGTCATGCTCGGGCCGGATGCGACGCCGCAGGATATTGCCGATCTCAGGTCCCGGCTCGGCCTCGATCAGTCGCTCGGCCTGCAATATCTCTATTATATCGGCCAGCTGCTGAAGGGCGATCTCGGCCAGTCGATCTTTCTCAACATGCCGGTCACCGCGGCGCTCATCGACCGCGCCGAGCCGACCTTCTTCCTGACGCTGTTCTCGCTGGTCATTGCCAGCATCATCGCCCTGCCGATCGGCATCTATGCCGCCTATCGCCGCGGCTCCTTGGTCGACCAGGCGGCAACGACGCTTGCAATGTTTGCCGCCAGTATTCCAAGCTTCTGGCTCGGCCTCATCCTGATGCAGTTCTTCGCCGTCCGGCTTAACCTCTTCCCGGTCTCGGGTTATGGCGGCCCCGGCTCGACCTTCTTCGAGCGCATGTATCATCTGACGCTGCCGGCCTTTGCGCTCGGCATCGTCTCCTCGGCGCTGATCCTGCGTTTCACCCGCGCCTCGATGCTCGATGTGCTCGGCGACGATTATATCCGCACGGCGCGCGCCAAGGGGCTGATCGAGCGCAAGGTGATCCTCAAACATGCGCTGAAGAATGCGCTGATCCCGATCCTGACGGTGCTCGGCCTGACGGCGGCGGTGCTGATTTCGGGCGCCGTCGTCACCGAAACCGTCTTCGGCCTGCCGGGAGTCGGCAATCTCGTCGTCTCGGCGGTGCTGCGCCGCGACTACCCCGTCATCCAGGGCGCGCTGCTGGTTATCGCCGCGCTCTACGTGCTGATCAATTTTGCGATCGACATGCTTTATCTGCTGGTCGATCCGAGGGTGCGCTACTGATGGCCGATATCGCGATCAAGCCAACCGAAAGCGAGGGCGGCAAATTCGTCCGCCGCCTGCTGAAGCGCAGGACGGTGGCCTTTGGCCTGTTGATCCTGACGATCTTCGTGCTGCTGGCGGTGTTTGCGCCTGTCGTCGCGCCCTATTCACCGTCGAAACTGTCCATCGTCAACCGGCTGAAGCCGCCGAGCGGCATGTTCTTCTTCGGCACGGACGAATTCGGCCGCGACGTCTTCTCGCGCACGATCTTCGCCGCGCGCCTGTCGCTGCTGGTCGGCGCTGCCGTCGTGACGCTTTCGGCGGTGATCGGCGTGACGCTCGGCCTGCTCGCCGGCTTTTTCCAGAAGCTCGACACGCCGATCGCCCGGCTGATCGATGCGATGATGGCATTCCCGGATATTCTGCTGGCGATCGCGCTGGTCGCCGCCCTCGGTCCCTCGCTGACGACTGTCATCATCGCGCTGTCGATCGTCTATGCGCCGCGCCTTGCCCGCATCGTCCGCGCATCGACGCTGGTTATTCGTGAGCTTCCCTATGTCGAGGCGGCGAGGGCGCTCGGGATTTCGACCTTCCATATCATGACGCGGCATGTGCTGCGCAATCTGCTGTCGCCGATCCTGGTGCAAGCGACGTTCCTCTTTGCCAGCGCCATGCTTGCCGAAGCCGGCCTGTCTTTTCTCGGCCTCGGCGTCAGCCCTGAGATCCCGACCTGGGGAACGATGATCGCCGCCGGCCGGCAATATATCGGCCAGGCCGACTGGATGACGCTGTTTCCCGGCGTCGCCATCATTCTTTCGGTGCTGTCGCTGCAGATGGTCGGTGACGGCCTTAGGGACATGCTCGACCCAAGACTTCGCAAGGATCTTTAAATCCGCCGACCCCTCGGTCGGCTTAATCCAAATTCGCCAAATCGAAAATTGCATGACAGGAGTTTGCGTGAATCAGTTTCCCACCGCCGCCGGCAAGGCCGAGAACTCGCCTTACGAACGGCTTGCCGCCCTCGGCATAACGCTGCCGCCGCCGCCGCCGCCGATCGCCAATTTCGTGACGCATGTGCTGGAGGGCAATATGCTCTATCTCTCCGGCCAGGGACCGCGCGAGGCCGACGGCTTCCTGCATGCCGGCAAGGTTGGCGCCGACGTCGGTGTCGAGGCGGCCTATGATCATGCGCGGCTGACCGGCATCAATCTGCTCGCCGTCATGCAGGATGCGCTCGGCGATCTCTCCCGCGTCAAGCGGGTGGTCAAGCTGCTCGGCATGGTCAATGCCGTGCCCGAGTTCGAGGATCATCCGAGCGTCATCAACGGCTGCTCGGATCTCTTGATCGAGGTCTTCGGGCCGGCTGGCGAACATGCCCGCTCGGCCGTCGGCTTCGGCTCGCTGCCCGGCAACATCACCGTCGAGATCGAGGCGATCGTCGCCTTGCACGGCTGACGAGAACTTTCATATTGGGAGCAGGGTTCTATTTTATC
This region includes:
- a CDS encoding ABC transporter permease; the encoded protein is MIRYTLQRLFGMIVVMFLVVTIVFVIVRVTPGDPAAVMLGPDATPQDIADLRSRLGLDQSLGLQYLYYIGQLLKGDLGQSIFLNMPVTAALIDRAEPTFFLTLFSLVIASIIALPIGIYAAYRRGSLVDQAATTLAMFAASIPSFWLGLILMQFFAVRLNLFPVSGYGGPGSTFFERMYHLTLPAFALGIVSSALILRFTRASMLDVLGDDYIRTARAKGLIERKVILKHALKNALIPILTVLGLTAAVLISGAVVTETVFGLPGVGNLVVSAVLRRDYPVIQGALLVIAALYVLINFAIDMLYLLVDPRVRY
- a CDS encoding ABC transporter substrate-binding protein, encoding MKTLVAFLLGIAFVTLPSTLLAQEKGGVINVATIGEPPTLDPMSSTADLVGIVTQHIFETLYTFDKSWNVTPLLAESLPEISADGKTYTIKLRTGIKFHDNTDMTSEDVVASLGRWMKIASRGKQVAGFIDKVTAVDPTTVTITLKQPYAPLTSLLAFNNSAAIIIPSEKQDEPMKEFIGTGPYMLKERKADQYIQLVRFDGYKSREGDSNGYGGARHQYLDEIRFVPVPDPNTRVEAAVSGQYDYVDSIPVESYDKLKASTASQPIILKPFGYPVFVFNTADGINKNVEVRKAIRQALSMEDMLAAAFGSKDFYTLDGAIYPKTFAWSTDAGVEGAYNVADPEGAAAAAKKAGYNGEPIRILTSRQYEFHYKMAQVAAEYLKLAGFTVDMQVVDWATLTQRRTDPKLWDIYITHSPFLPEPALIGSLSTSSPGWWDTPARKAAVDAFTSEVDPKKRVALWADVQKAVYTDAPFMKIGDFNAVSAKSVKLDGVDPAPWPYFWNASIKK
- a CDS encoding RidA family protein; amino-acid sequence: MTGVCVNQFPTAAGKAENSPYERLAALGITLPPPPPPIANFVTHVLEGNMLYLSGQGPREADGFLHAGKVGADVGVEAAYDHARLTGINLLAVMQDALGDLSRVKRVVKLLGMVNAVPEFEDHPSVINGCSDLLIEVFGPAGEHARSAVGFGSLPGNITVEIEAIVALHG
- a CDS encoding ABC transporter permease is translated as MADIAIKPTESEGGKFVRRLLKRRTVAFGLLILTIFVLLAVFAPVVAPYSPSKLSIVNRLKPPSGMFFFGTDEFGRDVFSRTIFAARLSLLVGAAVVTLSAVIGVTLGLLAGFFQKLDTPIARLIDAMMAFPDILLAIALVAALGPSLTTVIIALSIVYAPRLARIVRASTLVIRELPYVEAARALGISTFHIMTRHVLRNLLSPILVQATFLFASAMLAEAGLSFLGLGVSPEIPTWGTMIAAGRQYIGQADWMTLFPGVAIILSVLSLQMVGDGLRDMLDPRLRKDL
- a CDS encoding DUF1349 domain-containing protein; amino-acid sequence: MSIDFNGGKWLNEPANWQADEAALTLTTDEKTDFWRQTHYGFTRDSGHFLAFPTADGFTAQIRVQGEFRTLYDQAGLMVRIDEKCWVKTGVEFTDGEPFLSTVVTDGRSDWSVAQPFKELEDFRIRVTVANGAMRIQASRDGSFWPLLRLAPFPVAAHYEVGPTACTPERSGLRVRFSEFSIGPAMTTDLHDLS